One window of Bactrocera tryoni isolate S06 chromosome 2, CSIRO_BtryS06_freeze2, whole genome shotgun sequence genomic DNA carries:
- the LOC120767419 gene encoding C-type lectin 37Db-like, which produces MGLTQYFILILCFAGVLPQSINISNHGENETQPFIEIGSKYYLINTATNMNWFSAVLYCRNYDSDLVVIESEAEMNALSFYLTTNGHIERHFWLGATDLADEGKFMSLKDGRPMLYAKWSGGQPDNAGQNEDCLHLWPVNNIFRMNDENCMAQHYAICELRQPKKTCDMCDLKNFMERYMQHTNVPNCRN; this is translated from the exons ATGGGATTGacgcaatattttattttaattttgtgcttTGCGGGGGTCTTACCCCAATCTATTAATATTTCCAATCACG GTGAGAATGAGACACAACCCTTCATAGAGATCGGTAGTAAATATTACCTAATAAACACTGCTACTAAT ATGAATTGGTTCAGTGCGGTGCTTTATTGCCGCAACTATGATAGCGATTTGGTCGTAATCGAGTCGGAAGCCGAGATGAATGCactgagtttttatttaaccaCGAATGGTCACATTGAAAGACATTTTTGGCTTGGTGCCACCGATTTGGCCGATGAGGGTAAATTTATGTCACTCAAAGACGGACGTCCAATGCTCTATGCTAAATGGTCAGGCGGTCAACCAGACAATGCTGGTCAAAATGAGGATTGCTTACATCTTTGGCcagttaataatattttccgtATGAATGATGAGAATTGCATGGCTCAGCATTATGCCATCTGTGAGTTGCGGCAGCCGAAGAAGACTTGTGACATGtgtgatttgaaaaattttatggaaagaTACATGCAACATACAAATGTTCCAAACTGTCGAAATTAG